In the genome of Pelagibacterium nitratireducens, one region contains:
- a CDS encoding Gfo/Idh/MocA family oxidoreductase, giving the protein MALRVAIIGCGDIAHAYVTLSRHFPSFEIVGCASRTPERAEHFAAQHKLLTLNVDDALAGKHGIEAILNLTPPNSHYAISRAALENGLHVYTEKPLATSLDEGRKLLTCSQEKGLRLGGAPDTFLGAALQCARDVIDNKTIGDVVFGQANFISGGMEHRHPNPEFFFKTGGGPVFDIGPYYVTALVSLLGPVASVSAIGTIGRPIRSVSTSGSPQRGSAIHVEVPTTVQALLRFRAGAQISMSLSWDSQPTALPHIDLHGTLGRAVLPDPDFFGGSLKIIREDSTTPVATEALPWGRINWPEQQPSLANYRGLGLADFAQAIADDRPHRASGEMAFHVLEVLTAISTSTRSYEMCRIGSTCERPLPISNGASHKVSFSGPASFEL; this is encoded by the coding sequence ATGGCCCTCCGTGTCGCCATTATCGGCTGCGGTGATATCGCACACGCCTACGTTACCCTTTCGCGTCACTTTCCGAGCTTCGAGATTGTCGGCTGCGCATCCCGAACCCCGGAGCGGGCCGAGCATTTCGCGGCGCAGCATAAATTGCTCACTTTAAATGTTGACGATGCGCTCGCAGGGAAACATGGAATCGAGGCCATCCTCAACCTCACTCCGCCCAATAGCCATTACGCAATCAGCAGGGCCGCATTGGAGAACGGCCTGCATGTTTATACCGAAAAGCCGCTAGCGACGTCGCTTGATGAAGGCCGCAAGCTGCTCACCTGCTCCCAGGAAAAAGGGCTTCGCCTCGGCGGCGCCCCCGACACATTTCTGGGCGCTGCGCTCCAATGCGCCAGAGACGTGATCGACAACAAGACAATCGGTGACGTCGTTTTCGGTCAGGCCAATTTCATCTCCGGCGGCATGGAGCATCGGCACCCCAACCCCGAATTTTTCTTTAAGACCGGTGGCGGCCCCGTCTTTGACATCGGCCCTTACTATGTAACTGCGCTCGTTTCGCTACTTGGACCCGTCGCCTCGGTCAGCGCAATTGGCACCATCGGTCGCCCTATCCGTTCAGTCTCGACGTCCGGCTCACCTCAGCGGGGTTCAGCCATCCACGTAGAGGTCCCCACAACCGTCCAGGCCCTGCTGCGCTTTCGCGCAGGGGCCCAGATATCTATGTCGTTGAGTTGGGATAGCCAACCAACCGCGCTGCCCCATATCGATCTCCACGGCACGCTCGGCCGTGCCGTCCTGCCTGATCCGGATTTCTTTGGCGGAAGCTTGAAAATCATCCGTGAAGACAGCACCACTCCTGTAGCCACAGAGGCGCTGCCCTGGGGGCGGATCAACTGGCCCGAGCAGCAGCCATCCCTGGCCAACTACCGCGGGCTCGGACTTGCCGATTTCGCTCAGGCCATCGCCGACGATCGGCCCCACAGAGCATCGGGCGAAATGGCATTCCACGTTCTGGAAGTTTTGACCGCTATCTCTACCTCCACCAGGTCCTACGAGATGTGCCGAATTGGCTCAACATGCGAACGACCGTTGCCGATTTCGAACGGCGCATCCCACAAGGTTTCATTTAGCGGTCCAGCCTCGTTCGAGCTCTGA
- a CDS encoding carbohydrate ABC transporter permease — translation MSSALQQRQTVLTRTILVVFAIVFAAPLIVAAITSMKSPSELTRVLALPTEFYWQNYLVAFERMGRSFFNSIAITVPAVALSILIGAIAGYPLAYMRGSSGRLVYFLLLTGMLVPFQIVQIPLFFLIQRLGLYDTIAGMWLVHTAYAVPFCTFFMRNFFASVPRSMYEAALIDGCGPTRYFWKLLLPASTSGLAALAIIQSRSIWNDLLFAITLTSSDSARPVTVQISGFASSLQVEYGPLMAATLVSVLPVMAAYLMFQKAFVRGLLGGAGK, via the coding sequence ATGAGCAGCGCTCTCCAGCAACGCCAGACGGTCCTGACCCGTACGATCCTTGTTGTCTTTGCCATCGTCTTTGCCGCCCCGCTCATTGTAGCGGCAATCACCTCGATGAAATCCCCCTCCGAGCTCACCCGCGTGCTTGCCCTGCCAACCGAGTTCTACTGGCAGAACTATTTGGTCGCCTTTGAACGCATGGGGCGCAGTTTTTTCAACTCCATAGCCATTACCGTTCCCGCTGTTGCCCTTTCCATTCTTATTGGCGCTATCGCCGGTTATCCGCTGGCCTACATGCGTGGCTCAAGCGGCAGACTTGTCTATTTCCTGCTGCTCACCGGCATGTTGGTCCCCTTTCAGATCGTTCAAATTCCGCTTTTCTTTCTTATTCAACGTTTGGGACTTTACGACACCATTGCCGGCATGTGGCTGGTCCACACCGCCTACGCTGTGCCGTTCTGCACATTCTTCATGCGCAACTTCTTTGCATCGGTACCTCGCTCCATGTACGAGGCAGCGCTGATCGACGGCTGCGGCCCAACGCGCTATTTTTGGAAGCTGCTTCTTCCAGCTTCGACATCTGGTCTTGCCGCGCTCGCCATCATCCAGAGCCGCTCTATATGGAACGATTTGCTGTTTGCCATAACGCTGACCTCGAGCGACAGCGCTCGCCCGGTGACGGTGCAGATTTCAGGTTTTGCGTCCAGCCTTCAGGTCGAATACGGTCCTTTGATGGCCGCCACTCTCGTCTCGGTCCTGCCCGTCATGGCTGCCTACCTTATGTTTCAAAAAGCCTTCGTACGTGGCCTACTAGGTGGGGCGGGCAAATAG
- a CDS encoding sugar ABC transporter permease has product MALRSLMSNRTTRTHLAFLALPVVLFVTFYIYPIVSSIHLSLHSWDGFSPAMRWVGLQNYATLLGQPRFINAVFNNITWVVFMLVVPTGIGLLLAALLDRGMRGEGVFRIIFFLPFTIPAVAVAAIWRWMYEPSNGLLTTVLNLIGLGGLSQNWLGDPNIVNFSLMGAVAWWTTGFAFLVFFAGLRNIPTECIEASRIEGATPWQTFWKVSFPLLWPSTIIVLGMSAIDAMRLFDVVWAMTKGGPAYSSEVLATQMYDLAFGRFAMGQASAVAVYLLIIAAVIIMPYIYYMSNRVTESEAE; this is encoded by the coding sequence ATGGCACTGCGCTCATTGATGTCGAACCGCACCACCAGGACGCACCTGGCGTTTCTCGCCCTGCCGGTCGTCCTCTTCGTGACGTTCTACATCTATCCCATCGTCTCGAGCATACACCTCTCCCTCCATAGCTGGGACGGGTTTTCTCCTGCCATGCGCTGGGTGGGGCTGCAGAATTACGCTACGCTGCTCGGCCAGCCGCGCTTCATCAACGCGGTGTTCAACAACATCACATGGGTGGTGTTCATGCTGGTCGTGCCAACAGGAATAGGCTTGTTGCTCGCCGCGCTTCTCGATCGGGGGATGCGCGGGGAAGGTGTCTTTCGCATCATCTTCTTTCTTCCCTTCACCATTCCTGCCGTTGCTGTCGCGGCGATCTGGCGCTGGATGTATGAGCCCTCCAACGGGCTTTTAACCACCGTGCTCAATCTGATCGGGCTCGGCGGGCTGTCCCAGAACTGGCTGGGGGATCCCAACATCGTCAATTTTTCGCTTATGGGCGCCGTTGCCTGGTGGACCACCGGTTTTGCGTTTCTCGTGTTTTTTGCCGGGCTTCGCAACATCCCCACCGAGTGTATAGAAGCCTCGCGCATCGAGGGTGCAACGCCCTGGCAGACCTTCTGGAAAGTGAGTTTTCCCCTGCTCTGGCCTTCGACAATCATCGTTTTGGGGATGTCAGCCATCGATGCGATGCGCCTCTTCGATGTCGTCTGGGCCATGACCAAAGGTGGGCCGGCCTATTCTTCTGAAGTGCTCGCTACGCAAATGTATGACCTCGCCTTCGGCCGCTTCGCGATGGGCCAGGCAAGCGCCGTCGCCGTCTATTTGCTGATCATCGCCGCTGTGATCATTATGCCCTACATCTATTACATGTCGAACCGTGTCACCGAGAGTGAGGCCGAATAA
- a CDS encoding ABC transporter substrate-binding protein, with translation MKKTGLLGVIACAAMATSGVYAQETYEIWHYYAAGSELAGMEAMIANGNASVEDAQFSGVIIPGNVVELRRQLQTAFLGGQPPAAYQSSMAFELKAFADGGRLHPLTDVWSEIGGDEIFPEGVQRVVKVDGVPYGVPFDLSLINNVFYNTAIFEELGLQQPTDWDSFTQTCTALADAGYQPLGNAGGTFWSLYNFYAPLVSVLGEDGYYQLASGELGFDSPEFSEALDLYRDMMVSCYADNWSGKTWTQTADDVINGDTGMFMMGIWVGAYFEQADFLAGEDFDVFQAPGTVGKSVFQMDVLAVPEGTEAGIAAAEDFIVAAASPEGQAAFAVPKGSLAPNVNVDPSVYGYAGARFAEQFTEASAANAVLPNLFFLLPTAVGTELGVQIERFAIDPSDTVKAELIATLESLRQQALAEDAYISW, from the coding sequence ATGAAAAAGACAGGATTGCTCGGCGTTATCGCCTGTGCGGCAATGGCTACCTCCGGCGTGTATGCGCAGGAAACTTATGAAATCTGGCACTATTACGCAGCAGGGTCAGAATTGGCCGGCATGGAGGCGATGATCGCCAACGGCAACGCGTCAGTCGAAGACGCCCAGTTCAGTGGCGTCATCATTCCTGGCAACGTCGTCGAACTGCGCCGGCAGCTTCAAACGGCTTTCCTGGGTGGCCAGCCGCCGGCCGCCTACCAGAGCTCGATGGCCTTCGAACTCAAGGCCTTCGCCGATGGCGGCCGCCTGCACCCGTTGACGGATGTTTGGTCGGAAATCGGTGGAGATGAAATCTTCCCCGAAGGCGTGCAACGCGTCGTCAAGGTCGACGGCGTTCCCTATGGCGTCCCGTTCGATCTCTCGCTCATCAACAATGTCTTCTACAACACCGCAATTTTCGAAGAGCTTGGCCTCCAGCAACCGACCGATTGGGACAGCTTCACGCAGACTTGCACGGCACTCGCGGACGCCGGATACCAGCCGCTGGGCAACGCCGGCGGCACGTTCTGGAGCCTCTATAATTTCTATGCACCGCTGGTCTCGGTCCTCGGAGAGGATGGTTACTACCAACTCGCAAGCGGTGAATTGGGCTTCGATAGCCCGGAATTTTCTGAAGCGCTCGACCTCTATCGCGACATGATGGTCTCCTGCTACGCTGACAATTGGAGCGGCAAGACCTGGACCCAGACAGCCGACGACGTGATTAACGGCGATACCGGGATGTTCATGATGGGCATCTGGGTAGGCGCCTATTTCGAGCAGGCCGATTTCCTGGCCGGCGAGGACTTCGATGTCTTTCAAGCTCCGGGCACCGTCGGTAAATCGGTCTTCCAGATGGACGTGCTTGCCGTACCCGAAGGAACCGAAGCCGGCATTGCTGCAGCTGAAGACTTCATCGTCGCTGCGGCATCGCCCGAAGGACAGGCCGCCTTTGCCGTTCCGAAGGGTTCACTCGCACCCAACGTCAACGTCGATCCGTCAGTCTATGGTTATGCTGGCGCGCGCTTTGCCGAGCAATTTACCGAAGCCTCGGCAGCAAATGCCGTGCTGCCAAATCTGTTCTTCCTGTTGCCCACCGCAGTCGGCACTGAGTTGGGCGTGCAGATCGAACGGTTCGCTATCGATCCATCCGATACGGTCAAAGCCGAATTGATTGCCACGCTCGAAAGTCTTCGCCAGCAGGCGTTGGCCGAAGACGCTTACATCAGCTGGTAA
- a CDS encoding ROK family transcriptional regulator, with translation MNRSYLRRFHASAIFHRIRLEPSISQREIIERTGFDKSTVSSIVSRFAEMGLIERQPKPEANRRGRPSEGLQLSGNSGLLVGVQIEAEAVGFVVCGLDGAVMASRIEPFNGDLEGIKTYVKAGIEAIVSASGSRAPIMGVGVSLPGLVKRDGTLVHVPVLGWRDVDMLDRLKGIAEAPVFVGNDGKAAAMAERMFGACTDIDNFVYLFSGSGVGGALFLDGEVYGGANGLAGELGHIKVVPQGRFCSCGASGCLSAYLSEPALAQEIERLGGNVPNGFASILEGAAAGDEVVLNVLDHTGEVLGSAVSSLINIFNPPIVLLGGNIALAQPYLSVAMDRALMRLAHPAMYSRSTVKFSEISEGMPLLGGVAIALDGVTSLDGSHVLQ, from the coding sequence GTGAACCGCTCGTATCTGCGCCGCTTCCATGCCAGCGCCATATTCCATCGGATCAGGCTTGAACCCTCGATTTCGCAGCGCGAGATCATAGAGCGTACCGGCTTCGACAAATCCACCGTTTCGTCGATCGTGTCGCGATTTGCCGAGATGGGACTTATTGAACGGCAGCCCAAACCAGAAGCAAACCGGAGGGGACGACCCTCGGAAGGATTACAGCTTTCCGGAAATTCGGGGCTACTGGTTGGCGTTCAGATCGAAGCTGAGGCCGTAGGCTTTGTCGTGTGCGGTCTGGACGGCGCGGTGATGGCGTCCAGGATCGAGCCCTTCAACGGAGATCTCGAAGGCATCAAAACCTATGTGAAAGCAGGCATTGAGGCGATTGTTTCTGCTTCGGGTTCTCGTGCGCCCATCATGGGCGTCGGGGTTTCCCTTCCGGGCCTTGTCAAGAGAGACGGGACGCTGGTTCACGTTCCTGTACTGGGCTGGAGGGACGTTGATATGCTTGACCGGCTCAAGGGCATCGCTGAGGCGCCGGTTTTCGTCGGTAACGACGGCAAGGCGGCGGCGATGGCGGAGCGCATGTTCGGCGCTTGCACCGACATTGATAATTTCGTGTACCTGTTCTCGGGTTCGGGCGTTGGTGGTGCGTTATTTCTCGATGGCGAAGTCTATGGTGGGGCCAATGGTCTGGCAGGCGAGCTTGGCCATATCAAGGTCGTTCCGCAGGGCCGTTTCTGTTCGTGCGGAGCGTCAGGTTGTCTTTCCGCCTATCTTTCCGAACCGGCGCTGGCTCAGGAGATCGAAAGGCTCGGAGGAAACGTGCCGAACGGATTTGCTTCGATCCTGGAGGGGGCAGCGGCCGGAGACGAAGTGGTCCTCAACGTCCTCGACCATACAGGGGAAGTGCTAGGGTCCGCAGTTTCGAGCCTTATCAATATCTTCAATCCACCAATAGTTCTTCTGGGCGGCAATATCGCGCTGGCGCAACCGTATCTCTCGGTCGCTATGGATCGTGCCCTGATGCGACTCGCCCACCCGGCCATGTATTCGCGCAGCACAGTGAAATTTTCGGAAATTTCCGAAGGAATGCCACTCCTGGGCGGTGTTGCCATAGCCTTGGACGGGGTCACAAGCCTTGATGGCTCCCACGTTCTGCAGTGA
- a CDS encoding M81 family metallopeptidase — MRIAIVGLSIEIMLASPLPTGVEALQQYSADQMRDNDLWMVRGMLARLGEEVGWEPVPLYWATALPGGPMTAEAYALVKNKTLSLLQSEGPFDGVLVVNHGALEVQGLAVDADADFVCAIREVVGPDMPISVALDLHGDMTPLLLEAGTVFSVLRTAPHRDDKETGYRAADQLITVINKRLKPKKAAVTIPILVPGETAVTTQEPGRALYGSLPEFDAVPGMMEANILVGFAWNDRPWTAVTAFAVAEDDAALAREQATRLAEKIWAEHENFVLSMETAEVGEGLERAISVPQRPVYVTDSGDNTTAGAGGELTTVLQAALDLPGSPDIVVAGITAPQTVRQLLEAGIGAEIEIELGAEHLSRPRTARRVKAVVEGGGDWLELDGFQPYRSKEAAWAKVHIGDIVVTFHAQPIGITTPQHFQAMAIDPLAHKAYVVKLGYLHPQLEDIAERHILLLSDGTSQLDMTRLEWNHLPRPTWPLDKDFQWSAAASLYGDAD, encoded by the coding sequence ATGCGCATTGCCATAGTCGGCCTTTCTATCGAAATCATGCTCGCTTCTCCCCTTCCCACGGGAGTTGAGGCACTGCAGCAATATTCGGCCGATCAAATGCGTGACAACGACCTATGGATGGTGCGTGGCATGCTAGCCCGGCTGGGCGAGGAAGTTGGATGGGAGCCGGTGCCGCTCTATTGGGCGACCGCGCTTCCAGGTGGGCCGATGACGGCTGAAGCCTATGCGCTGGTCAAGAACAAGACCTTGTCGCTTCTTCAAAGCGAGGGGCCGTTCGACGGCGTGCTCGTGGTCAACCACGGGGCACTCGAAGTTCAGGGGTTGGCCGTCGATGCTGACGCTGATTTTGTCTGCGCTATCCGGGAAGTGGTTGGGCCGGACATGCCTATTAGCGTGGCTCTTGACCTGCATGGCGACATGACCCCCCTCTTGCTGGAGGCCGGGACGGTTTTCTCGGTCCTGCGCACTGCTCCTCACCGCGATGACAAAGAGACAGGCTATCGAGCTGCTGACCAGCTGATAACCGTCATCAACAAACGGCTTAAGCCCAAAAAGGCTGCAGTCACAATTCCAATTCTTGTGCCTGGTGAAACGGCGGTCACAACTCAGGAGCCCGGACGCGCTCTCTATGGAAGTCTTCCTGAGTTCGATGCTGTTCCTGGCATGATGGAAGCCAATATTTTGGTCGGCTTTGCCTGGAATGACAGGCCTTGGACGGCGGTGACGGCTTTTGCAGTTGCCGAGGACGATGCGGCCCTGGCCAGGGAACAGGCCACGAGGCTGGCGGAAAAGATATGGGCTGAGCATGAGAACTTCGTGCTCAGCATGGAAACCGCCGAAGTTGGTGAGGGGTTGGAGCGTGCCATAAGTGTGCCCCAACGTCCGGTCTATGTCACCGACTCCGGGGATAATACCACGGCCGGTGCTGGCGGCGAACTCACTACGGTCCTGCAGGCGGCGCTCGATCTGCCTGGCTCACCCGACATCGTGGTCGCCGGCATCACTGCGCCTCAGACTGTCCGCCAGCTTCTGGAAGCCGGGATTGGGGCTGAAATTGAGATCGAGCTCGGGGCCGAGCATCTCTCACGGCCCAGGACGGCACGCAGGGTGAAGGCAGTCGTCGAAGGGGGGGGCGATTGGCTCGAGCTCGACGGGTTCCAGCCTTATCGTTCCAAGGAAGCGGCATGGGCCAAGGTTCACATCGGAGACATCGTCGTTACTTTCCATGCCCAACCGATCGGGATTACGACGCCGCAACATTTCCAGGCCATGGCCATCGATCCGCTCGCCCACAAGGCCTATGTGGTCAAGCTCGGTTATCTCCATCCCCAGCTTGAAGACATCGCGGAGCGCCACATCCTGCTGCTCAGCGACGGAACTTCGCAGCTCGATATGACACGGCTTGAATGGAACCACCTGCCACGGCCGACCTGGCCGCTCGACAAGGATTTTCAATGGTCTGCAGCCGCTTCGCTTTATGGCGATGCAGACTGA
- a CDS encoding sn-glycerol-3-phosphate ABC transporter ATP-binding protein UgpC: MASVTLDKVEKAYDGLKTVHGLDLQVADGEFIVLVGPSGCGKSTTLRMIAGLETVTDGEIAIDGKRVNELQPGERDIAMVFQNYALYPHLSVAENIVFGLKLRKTPKAQVAQRLQRTAEILGLEQLLERKPRQLSGGQRQRVAMGRALIRNPSVFLFDEPLSNLDAKLRVQMRTEIKELHARIPTTTVYVTHDQIEAMTLADRVVVMNAGRIEQIASPEELYQFPSTRFVAGFIGSPGMNFFPVDVEARGTVLEIKFGDGQTVSVPDSRKALFAPHAGTQMVVGIRPEHFLACERSGANAIDVVTALVEPLGMDTLVHFRLNGADAVSRLLPMPGLKAGAPLKLAIDMDKVHLLDPKTDLVLG; this comes from the coding sequence ATGGCTAGCGTAACGCTCGATAAGGTGGAGAAGGCCTATGACGGTCTCAAAACCGTACACGGCCTGGATCTTCAGGTGGCCGACGGCGAATTCATTGTTCTCGTCGGTCCGTCTGGATGCGGAAAATCGACGACCTTGCGAATGATCGCAGGGCTGGAAACGGTCACCGATGGCGAAATCGCCATTGATGGCAAGCGGGTCAACGAGCTGCAACCGGGAGAACGCGACATCGCGATGGTGTTCCAGAACTATGCGCTCTATCCTCATCTCAGCGTTGCCGAAAACATCGTTTTCGGCCTTAAGCTTCGCAAGACACCCAAGGCACAAGTTGCCCAGAGACTGCAAAGAACTGCCGAGATTCTCGGACTTGAACAACTCCTCGAACGCAAGCCGCGCCAGCTTTCGGGCGGGCAAAGGCAGCGCGTCGCCATGGGGCGGGCGTTGATTCGCAATCCCTCCGTTTTTCTGTTCGACGAGCCTCTTTCCAATCTCGACGCCAAGCTGCGCGTGCAGATGCGCACCGAGATCAAGGAGCTTCACGCCCGCATTCCGACCACGACGGTCTATGTCACCCACGATCAGATTGAGGCGATGACGCTGGCCGATCGGGTCGTGGTCATGAACGCGGGCCGCATCGAGCAGATAGCTTCACCCGAAGAGCTCTATCAGTTTCCCTCAACGCGTTTTGTTGCCGGATTCATTGGATCGCCGGGAATGAACTTCTTTCCGGTCGACGTCGAAGCGAGAGGAACGGTTCTGGAGATCAAGTTTGGCGATGGCCAGACGGTATCGGTTCCCGACAGCCGAAAGGCGTTGTTTGCACCCCATGCCGGTACGCAAATGGTGGTCGGTATACGCCCTGAGCATTTCCTTGCTTGCGAACGGAGTGGTGCGAACGCTATCGATGTTGTGACGGCCTTGGTCGAACCCTTGGGGATGGACACTCTCGTTCACTTCCGTCTGAACGGAGCTGACGCCGTATCTCGCCTGCTTCCTATGCCTGGCCTCAAGGCCGGCGCGCCTCTTAAACTGGCGATCGATATGGACAAGGTTCATCTGCTCGATCCGAAGACGGATCTAGTTTTGGGTTAG
- a CDS encoding GMC family oxidoreductase: MQVSREDLIRVLAAIAPDPVLGAVPMNAVDYVQAMLAGEGARWRPAIADGIWQFAEAAQDLSDEGVNTLIESIADEDWFVTLARWVAEAIYSNPANGGNPEARAWKEVGYRHGLPEGPDGPFPKSLVNEPSRDMADSYDAIVVGAGAGGGIVAAQLALAGRKVLLVERGQRLDYANSGHRDHLRNHRHPVYGHNTGPDRRDGLRVLVRPDGTEAVVEPHTIEFGNNAACIGSGTLIYGGLAWRFHPDDFRMASKYGVPEGSSLIDWPIGYDDLEPWYEMAEQEIGVCGPEGPLPHEPWRSRSLPMPSLPRYGSARVLERGGQALGFETFSPPVLVNSVPRDGRGACIECGTCVGFPCPSDAKNGTQNTVLPRALATGNLSIVAETTAERVVTDSAGQVIGVLLAWNEDGATKRQYIGADIVVLSAGAIETARLLLLSANDRNPNGLGNTSGHLGRHLQGHTYPTAFGLFDEDVYAQRGPGVTIATTAFAHDNPDVVGGAMLADDFIIPPVIFWDQALPPELPRWGQAPHDFMRKNYHRVTQIKGPVHEVPTPDCMVSLDPVLKDRWGRPVARLSGVVHSETQRTAQFLLERAKEWLIASGATQVWGHVPPPRLSAYQHQAGTCRMGSDSRQSVTDSYGRVWGHDNLFVADASLHPTNGGFNPVLTVMALAFRSADHILSL, translated from the coding sequence ATGCAGGTCAGCCGGGAGGATTTGATCCGCGTTCTCGCGGCCATCGCACCTGATCCTGTCCTGGGGGCGGTTCCGATGAACGCGGTGGACTATGTGCAAGCAATGCTTGCGGGCGAAGGCGCGCGCTGGCGCCCCGCAATAGCAGATGGAATTTGGCAGTTCGCTGAGGCGGCGCAGGATTTGAGCGATGAAGGCGTTAACACACTCATTGAATCAATAGCAGATGAAGATTGGTTCGTAACACTAGCGCGCTGGGTGGCCGAAGCGATCTACTCCAATCCCGCAAATGGTGGAAATCCTGAGGCCAGGGCATGGAAGGAAGTCGGTTATCGCCACGGCTTGCCTGAGGGGCCGGACGGTCCATTCCCGAAATCCCTGGTGAACGAGCCCTCTCGTGATATGGCCGATAGCTATGACGCGATCGTGGTCGGGGCGGGGGCGGGCGGTGGTATCGTTGCAGCGCAACTTGCGCTGGCCGGCCGGAAGGTATTGTTGGTCGAGCGCGGCCAGCGGCTCGATTATGCCAATAGTGGTCATCGAGATCACCTGCGCAATCATCGCCATCCCGTCTATGGACACAACACCGGCCCGGACCGCAGGGATGGGTTGCGTGTGCTCGTGAGACCGGATGGCACTGAGGCGGTCGTCGAGCCGCATACTATAGAGTTCGGCAACAACGCCGCCTGTATCGGCAGCGGGACGCTGATTTATGGCGGACTCGCATGGCGCTTCCACCCTGATGATTTTCGTATGGCCAGCAAGTATGGCGTGCCGGAAGGCTCGTCATTGATCGATTGGCCCATTGGCTACGACGATCTCGAACCTTGGTATGAGATGGCCGAGCAAGAAATCGGTGTATGCGGACCCGAGGGTCCGCTGCCGCATGAACCCTGGCGAAGCCGAAGCCTGCCGATGCCATCCTTGCCGCGTTATGGAAGTGCTCGCGTTTTGGAGCGTGGGGGGCAGGCTCTGGGATTTGAAACTTTCTCGCCGCCTGTCCTGGTCAATTCCGTGCCGCGTGATGGGCGAGGCGCCTGCATTGAATGTGGAACGTGCGTGGGTTTCCCGTGCCCATCGGATGCCAAGAACGGCACGCAAAACACCGTTCTGCCTCGAGCGCTTGCGACCGGCAATCTTTCGATCGTCGCGGAAACGACGGCAGAACGTGTTGTTACGGACTCTGCAGGCCAGGTCATAGGCGTGTTACTGGCTTGGAATGAGGATGGCGCCACCAAAAGGCAGTATATCGGCGCGGACATTGTGGTGTTATCCGCCGGAGCCATTGAGACGGCGCGATTGTTGTTGCTCTCAGCTAACGACAGGAACCCTAATGGGCTTGGCAACACCTCCGGCCACCTTGGACGTCATCTGCAGGGCCACACCTACCCGACGGCGTTCGGTCTTTTTGACGAAGATGTTTATGCCCAGCGCGGGCCGGGCGTAACAATTGCGACTACTGCCTTCGCTCACGACAATCCCGATGTAGTTGGCGGCGCTATGCTGGCGGATGATTTTATTATTCCGCCGGTGATTTTTTGGGACCAAGCACTTCCTCCCGAACTGCCACGTTGGGGGCAGGCGCCACATGATTTCATGCGAAAAAACTATCACCGTGTGACCCAAATCAAGGGTCCTGTTCATGAAGTACCGACGCCCGATTGCATGGTGTCGCTCGACCCCGTGCTAAAAGACAGATGGGGACGCCCTGTGGCGCGACTCTCGGGGGTAGTTCATTCTGAAACGCAGCGGACGGCGCAGTTTCTGCTCGAGCGGGCCAAGGAATGGCTGATCGCGTCCGGCGCTACCCAGGTCTGGGGGCATGTACCGCCGCCAAGACTTTCGGCTTACCAGCATCAGGCCGGAACGTGCCGGATGGGCAGCGACTCTCGACAGTCGGTCACCGATTCTTACGGACGCGTGTGGGGTCACGACAACCTCTTTGTCGCCGACGCGTCACTGCACCCCACCAATGGGGGCTTCAATCCAGTTCTCACCGTGATGGCGCTGGCATTTCGCAGCGCCGATCATATTCTTTCCCTGTAA